From the genome of Bacteroides sp. MSB163, one region includes:
- a CDS encoding glycosyl hydrolase family 28 protein, which translates to MRLRKFIFITSILLGAIQSATAQNQLVTYPAPKGAELMNDFTVKVREAGKDWKSIDTYLIKVDEVRKTQHNVENASMSYFDFSGEVEVSVTFNHGTIQAGRIRPLSYGIAPSIEGNTMTFKLDCPRNLSVEVNGDIFHNLHLFANPIDEKKPKKLKDKNLIYFGPGIHTFPGDTLNVPSGKTVYIAGGALVKGCIQVVNAQNVKILGRGIVIPERWAGLRIVNSKNVLVEGVITTQCPTGGSDSITIRNVKSISSYGWGDGMNVFASNNVLFDGVFCRNSDDCTTVYGTRLGFTGGCKNITMQNSTLWADVAHPIFIGIHGDVENPEILENLNYINIDILDHKEKQLDYQGCLAINAGDNNLIRNVRFENIRIEDFRQGQLVNLRIFYNEKYCKAPGRGIENVLFKDISYTGENAEVSMIIGYDKERKVKNIRFENLQINGEVIYDDMPDKPKWYKTGDMARIFVGEHTEEVTFSK; encoded by the coding sequence ATGAGATTGAGAAAGTTCATATTCATCACAAGTATTCTGTTAGGTGCAATCCAAAGTGCAACCGCGCAAAACCAGTTAGTCACCTATCCGGCACCAAAAGGTGCCGAACTGATGAACGACTTCACCGTCAAAGTGAGAGAAGCGGGAAAAGACTGGAAATCCATTGACACTTACCTTATCAAAGTAGATGAGGTACGGAAAACCCAGCATAATGTAGAAAATGCCTCCATGAGCTATTTCGACTTCTCAGGCGAAGTAGAAGTATCGGTAACGTTCAATCACGGAACAATCCAAGCGGGTCGTATCCGCCCACTATCTTACGGAATAGCCCCTTCGATAGAGGGTAATACAATGACCTTCAAACTGGACTGCCCGCGCAACTTGTCGGTAGAAGTAAACGGAGATATTTTCCATAATCTTCATCTTTTTGCCAATCCGATAGATGAGAAGAAACCCAAAAAACTGAAGGATAAGAATCTGATTTACTTCGGTCCGGGCATACACACTTTTCCCGGAGACACACTGAATGTTCCGTCCGGAAAGACGGTTTATATAGCGGGAGGAGCTCTCGTAAAAGGATGCATCCAGGTGGTAAATGCTCAGAATGTGAAGATTCTGGGAAGAGGGATCGTTATTCCCGAACGCTGGGCAGGGCTACGTATCGTCAATTCCAAAAATGTATTAGTAGAAGGAGTTATCACTACCCAATGCCCCACAGGAGGATCGGACAGCATAACGATACGCAACGTAAAATCCATCAGTTCTTACGGATGGGGTGACGGCATGAATGTATTTGCCAGCAACAATGTATTGTTCGACGGCGTATTTTGCCGTAACTCCGACGATTGCACCACCGTCTACGGAACTCGTCTGGGATTTACCGGCGGTTGCAAAAATATCACCATGCAAAACTCTACCCTTTGGGCGGATGTAGCGCACCCCATCTTTATCGGTATTCACGGAGACGTTGAAAACCCTGAGATTCTGGAAAACCTGAACTATATCAATATCGACATTCTGGACCATAAAGAGAAGCAATTGGATTATCAAGGTTGCCTCGCCATCAATGCAGGCGATAATAATCTGATCCGCAATGTGCGTTTCGAGAATATCCGGATAGAAGATTTCAGACAGGGACAATTAGTTAATCTGCGTATCTTCTACAATGAGAAATATTGCAAAGCACCGGGCAGAGGTATTGAGAATGTATTGTTCAAGGACATCTCCTACACGGGAGAGAATGCAGAAGTTTCCATGATTATCGGTTATGACAAAGAACGGAAAGTGAAAAACATTCGTTTTGAAAACTTGCAAATAAACGGTGAAGTGATTTATGATGACATGCCCGATAAACCCAAATGGTATAAGACCGGAGATATGGCACGCATCTTTGTAGGCGAACATACAGAAGAGGTTACATTCAGTAAATAA
- a CDS encoding ATP-binding protein yields the protein MLKRKIDHYIKRYYEITRNALLVTGARQIGKTYSIREFGKSFKSFVEINFIDNPEAVEVFRGAKGSADILFRLSAMTTIPLIKGETLIFFDEVQKCPEMVTAIKFLVDEGSYRYILSGSLLGVELKDLRSEPVGYMGIKDMYPLDFEEFISCVGINDKIIDSLRNAWESRVAVDEFVHSKIMELFRLYLVVGGMPAAVSKYIESNNLQAVMAVQQDIIRLYKRDIAQYDPDNKLYIEEIFNLIPPELDAKNKRFILKKLNENAKFERYQNSFLWLKNAGVALSVYNVEEPKIPLLLARSRNLFKLFQNDIGLLAAQYAEGIQLRIIRGEKNINFGSVYENAVAQELVAHGIEPYYYNNKKRGELDFVIELDGKVLPIEVKSGKDYEVHRALSNIMDCKEYDLSEAVVFCNDNLRVEGKLVYAPIYMVMFLEKSNVAPTYYKVDLSMLQ from the coding sequence ATGCTGAAAAGAAAGATTGACCATTACATTAAGCGTTATTATGAGATCACTCGTAATGCTTTGCTTGTTACCGGTGCGCGCCAAATCGGTAAAACTTATTCTATCCGGGAATTTGGAAAGTCGTTCAAGAGTTTTGTCGAGATAAACTTCATAGATAATCCTGAAGCTGTAGAAGTCTTTAGAGGTGCAAAGGGGAGTGCGGATATACTGTTTCGTTTGTCGGCTATGACTACAATTCCACTGATTAAAGGTGAAACACTCATATTTTTCGATGAGGTACAGAAGTGTCCTGAGATGGTTACAGCCATCAAATTCTTAGTAGATGAGGGTTCGTATCGTTATATTTTGAGTGGGTCACTGCTTGGCGTAGAGCTGAAGGATTTGCGTTCGGAACCTGTGGGATATATGGGAATCAAAGATATGTATCCCCTCGATTTCGAGGAGTTTATTTCGTGTGTGGGCATTAATGATAAGATAATCGACTCTCTGCGTAATGCTTGGGAAAGTCGCGTGGCGGTGGATGAATTTGTCCACTCTAAAATCATGGAATTGTTCCGCTTGTATCTGGTTGTGGGCGGTATGCCTGCTGCCGTGAGCAAATATATCGAGAGTAATAATTTGCAAGCAGTAATGGCTGTGCAGCAGGATATCATTCGTTTGTATAAGCGTGACATTGCTCAATATGATCCTGATAACAAACTTTATATAGAAGAGATTTTTAATCTCATTCCGCCTGAACTCGATGCCAAGAATAAACGGTTTATCTTGAAAAAACTCAACGAGAATGCCAAGTTTGAACGTTATCAGAACAGTTTTCTTTGGTTGAAAAATGCGGGGGTTGCATTATCTGTTTATAATGTGGAAGAACCTAAGATACCCTTATTGCTTGCTCGCTCACGCAATCTGTTCAAACTTTTTCAGAACGATATAGGCTTGCTCGCCGCTCAATATGCCGAAGGCATTCAATTACGAATTATCAGGGGTGAGAAGAATATTAATTTTGGTTCCGTATACGAGAATGCGGTTGCTCAAGAATTGGTGGCGCATGGCATAGAACCCTATTATTATAACAATAAGAAGCGAGGCGAATTAGACTTTGTCATCGAACTTGACGGTAAAGTATTACCCATCGAGGTGAAGTCGGGAAAAGATTATGAGGTGCATCGTGCTCTGTCTAATATCATGGATTGTAAAGAGTATGATCTTTCCGAGGCTGTAGTCTTCTGTAATGATAACCTACGAGTGGAGGGCAAATTAGTGTATGCTCCCATTTACATGGTGATGTTCCTAGAAAAGAGTAATGTGGCGCCAACTTATTACAAGGTCGATTTGTCGATGTTACAGTAA
- a CDS encoding HU family DNA-binding protein, with amino-acid sequence MAAQYDFQRRPNPKGDGELQPLYPRIVNKGTIDTERLVSDISRMSSFSPGDIHGLLAAIEDRVSYYLSEGHHVQLGDMGYFSAGLQGRPVMDPKEIHAQTIFFGKVHFRVSPDFRKRCAGSVERAKYGFRKSAELGGAERYRRLLVFLETHPFITRKDYSSITGLLKNKALDDLNLLVEKGYLSTIGRGSHKVYVRAEPQEVKSENP; translated from the coding sequence ATGGCAGCACAGTATGACTTCCAAAGAAGACCTAACCCGAAGGGTGACGGTGAATTACAACCCTTGTATCCACGTATCGTGAATAAAGGTACGATTGACACAGAGCGTTTGGTTAGTGACATTTCCCGAATGTCCAGTTTCAGCCCCGGTGACATCCATGGTTTGTTGGCGGCAATAGAGGACCGGGTATCGTATTATTTATCCGAAGGACACCACGTTCAGTTGGGCGACATGGGATATTTTTCGGCAGGCCTGCAAGGCCGTCCGGTGATGGATCCGAAAGAAATCCACGCGCAGACTATCTTTTTCGGCAAAGTACATTTCCGTGTATCACCCGATTTCCGCAAGCGGTGTGCCGGTTCTGTGGAGCGTGCCAAATATGGTTTCCGTAAGAGTGCGGAGCTTGGCGGTGCCGAGCGTTACCGCCGTTTACTGGTGTTTTTGGAGACGCATCCCTTCATTACACGCAAAGATTACAGCAGTATCACGGGACTTTTGAAGAATAAAGCACTGGATGACCTCAATTTGCTTGTGGAAAAGGGATATTTGAGCACAATCGGGCGTGGTTCGCATAAAGTGTATGTACGTGCTGAACCACAGGAGGTTAAATCGGAAAATCCGTAA
- a CDS encoding BT4734/BF3469 family protein, producing MKITLIREDRESGKETLSTCEADAWIDRIKTETKEEHVTRLRSMLLYTNPDSGGYYEHIDKLPRIYPSVEFGRSRDNGRKLKHYNGVVMLEVNHLAGLSEVELVKRQAALLPQTWAAFAGSSGRSVKIWVKFALPDGNLPVKEENMESFHAHAYRMAVQCYQPILPFPITLREPSMTQSCRMTLDAYPYFNRQAIPFCLEQPFGMPGEETFRQRQLTEKNPLSRLKPGYETSQTFTLLFETTLSKALNEMEEWKRGDDLQQLLVCLAEHCFKAGIPEEETVRQVMIHYFKQADEPTVRTTVHNLYQECKGFGKRKSLTPEQDTAFRLNEFMERRYEFRFNALTSDLEYRQRDSIHFYFQPVDQRVKNSVAMDALQEGIRVWDRDVNRYLSSNRVPLYNPVEDYLCNLGRWDGKDRIRALADLVPCNNPHWRELFYRWFLNMVAHWRGLDKLHSNSTSPLLVGAQGFRKSTYCRIILPPELRFGYTDSLDFKSKRDAELYLGRFMLINIDEFDQVSINQQGFLKHLLQKPVANLRKPYGSSIQEMRRYASFIGTSNQKDLLTDPSGSRRFICIEVTAPIDTNVTINYRQLYAQAMEAIVKGERYWFDDADEAILRETNREFEQMSPVEQLFHCYFRSPEEGEEGEYLSPMQILEHLRSKNRDIKLTASNVNHFGRILRKNNLEYKRTCKGIVYRVEKL from the coding sequence ATGAAAATAACTCTTATCAGAGAAGACCGGGAGAGTGGAAAAGAAACCCTCAGCACCTGCGAAGCTGACGCATGGATAGACCGGATAAAAACAGAAACCAAAGAGGAACACGTCACAAGATTGCGCTCCATGCTCCTTTACACGAATCCTGACAGCGGAGGATACTATGAACACATCGACAAGTTGCCGCGCATTTATCCCTCCGTGGAATTCGGAAGAAGCAGAGACAACGGGCGAAAACTGAAACACTACAACGGCGTAGTGATGTTGGAAGTAAACCATTTGGCCGGATTGTCCGAAGTGGAACTGGTGAAACGGCAGGCGGCTTTGTTACCGCAAACTTGGGCGGCTTTTGCCGGAAGCAGTGGACGGAGTGTGAAAATCTGGGTGAAATTCGCCCTGCCGGACGGAAATTTGCCGGTGAAAGAAGAAAACATGGAGTCTTTTCACGCACACGCCTACCGCATGGCAGTGCAATGCTACCAGCCCATATTACCGTTTCCCATCACGCTGCGAGAGCCTTCTATGACGCAAAGCTGCCGCATGACGCTTGATGCATATCCCTACTTCAACCGGCAAGCCATTCCTTTCTGCCTTGAGCAGCCCTTCGGTATGCCCGGCGAAGAAACTTTCCGGCAACGCCAACTGACGGAAAAGAACCCATTGTCAAGACTGAAACCGGGTTACGAAACCTCGCAGACCTTCACATTATTGTTTGAAACAACCCTCAGCAAAGCACTGAATGAAATGGAAGAATGGAAACGGGGCGACGACTTGCAGCAACTGCTGGTGTGCCTGGCAGAACACTGTTTCAAGGCAGGCATACCGGAGGAAGAGACTGTACGCCAAGTCATGATACATTATTTCAAGCAGGCGGACGAACCAACCGTGCGGACAACTGTCCACAACCTCTATCAGGAATGCAAAGGATTTGGCAAAAGAAAATCGCTGACACCGGAACAAGATACTGCTTTCCGACTAAATGAATTTATGGAACGCAGGTACGAATTCCGTTTCAATGCTTTGACGAGCGACCTGGAATACCGGCAACGGGACTCCATTCATTTTTATTTCCAGCCCGTTGACCAGCGTGTAAAAAACAGCGTGGCAATGGATGCCCTGCAAGAAGGTATCCGTGTGTGGGACAGGGATGTGAACAGGTATTTATCCTCCAATCGAGTACCGCTTTATAATCCGGTGGAAGACTACCTCTGCAATCTGGGCCGCTGGGACGGAAAAGACCGTATCCGCGCGCTGGCCGACCTTGTACCCTGCAACAATCCTCATTGGAGGGAACTTTTCTACCGCTGGTTTCTGAATATGGTGGCGCATTGGAGGGGGCTCGATAAGTTGCATTCCAACAGTACATCTCCCCTATTGGTGGGTGCGCAGGGTTTTCGGAAATCGACCTATTGCCGCATCATCCTTCCACCCGAACTCCGTTTCGGCTACACCGACAGCCTGGACTTCAAGAGCAAACGGGATGCGGAACTGTATCTGGGGCGCTTTATGCTGATCAACATCGATGAATTCGACCAGGTCAGCATCAATCAGCAGGGCTTTCTGAAGCATTTATTGCAAAAGCCCGTTGCCAACCTGCGCAAACCGTATGGCAGCAGCATACAGGAAATGCGGCGCTATGCCTCGTTCATCGGGACAAGCAATCAGAAAGACTTGCTGACCGATCCGAGCGGCAGCCGCCGTTTCATCTGCATAGAAGTGACCGCACCGATTGATACCAACGTAACCATCAACTACCGCCAACTCTATGCACAGGCGATGGAAGCCATCGTAAAGGGCGAACGTTATTGGTTTGATGATGCCGATGAGGCTATTTTGCGTGAAACGAACCGGGAATTCGAGCAAATGAGCCCGGTTGAGCAGCTATTCCATTGTTATTTTCGTTCACCGGAAGAGGGAGAAGAAGGCGAATACTTGTCTCCCATGCAAATACTGGAACATCTACGGAGTAAGAATAGGGATATTAAGCTGACAGCAAGCAATGTAAATCACTTCGGAAGGATATTACGGAAGAATAACCTGGAATATAAGCGAACTTGCAAAGGCATTGTATACCGGGTAGAAAAGTTATAA
- a CDS encoding family 43 glycosylhydrolase — MKQLLLLILLALTAMPTDAQEYPKVILPGDYPDPSIMREGEDYYMTHSPFFYAPGFLIWHSKDLVNWEPVCRVCPEYEGSAMAPDLLKYKDKYYIYYPTSKGENYVIYADNIRGPWSKPVKLDVRGIDPGHVVGEDGRRYLFTNNGWVAPLSDDGLKITGENKKVYDGWVYPKNWETEGDDMYLESPKLLFKDGYYYMTSAEGGTAGPATSHMCVMARSKSIFGPWENSPYNPVVHTYSATDNWWSKGHGTLIDDVNGNWWMVYHAYAKGYHTLGRQTLIEPMEYSPDGWFRPTKTATSLPSDPNIKHGLNLNDNFTETSLGMQWTFWKEYAPGQLSFKNNTLRMNAKGSSPADGRLLLITPEDKCYETQVDVQVGKGNKAGLVLFYNEKAFAGVVSDGKNFTVYRNAEQTETIPNKIGRNFKVKLLNQGNKVKMMVSKDGNAWTVLAEDVDVSDMHHNKYKGFFALRTGLLSCGKGDAGFSQFRYRNAVPQEKDMSAYLMVFHKDETHGLYMAVSHDGYTFTALNDGEPVIAGDTIAYQRGIRDPHIYRGPDGAFYLAMTDLHVFAQRDGYRTTQWERDGKYGWGNNRGLVLMKSWDLINWKRTNIRFDKMSAGMSEIGCAWAPEVTYDAQKGKLMIYFTMRFRNEANKLYYVYVNDEFDTIETLPQILFEYPNEKTSAIDGDITKVGDKYHLFYVAHDGPAGIKHAVSDRANGNYEFDPRWYDFEPKACEAPNVWKRIGEDKWVLMYDVYSVTPHNFAFIETFDFVNFKNLGRFNEGVMKTTNFTAPKHGAVIHLTMEEAERLESYWQKNKRKYVSTASIRKNPILPGFYADPEVMYSEKTGRYYIYPTTDGIPNWGSTAFKAFSSDDLVNWKEEGVILDLKDVSWAKKNAWAPCIIEKKQADGNYKYYYYYTAEQQIGVAVADSPTGPFIDSGKPLIDKVRPGGMSKGQNIDPDVFTDPASGKTYLYWGNYYMAVCELNEDMVSIKPNTTKILIDNDAYYSEAAHVFYRNGYYYFTWSKNDTRSPEYQVRYVRAKSPVGPIDASKSEVILCKKPEQGIFGTGHHSVLPLPNKDEWRIVYHRFKFPDAVTMGRNAGFHREVCIDKLEFDENDSIIKIVPTL; from the coding sequence ATGAAACAACTCTTACTACTTATTTTGCTTGCCTTAACGGCAATGCCGACAGACGCACAGGAATATCCGAAAGTGATTTTGCCGGGTGATTATCCCGACCCTTCCATCATGCGCGAGGGGGAAGATTATTACATGACTCACTCCCCTTTCTTCTATGCACCGGGATTTTTAATCTGGCATTCAAAAGACCTGGTGAACTGGGAACCTGTGTGTCGTGTATGCCCCGAATACGAAGGTTCGGCCATGGCTCCCGATTTGCTGAAATATAAAGATAAGTACTACATCTACTACCCTACTTCCAAAGGCGAAAATTACGTCATTTATGCCGACAACATCCGCGGTCCGTGGAGTAAGCCTGTAAAGCTGGATGTCAGGGGAATTGACCCGGGACATGTAGTGGGTGAAGACGGACGCCGTTATCTTTTTACCAATAATGGCTGGGTGGCACCACTGAGCGATGACGGGCTAAAAATAACAGGTGAAAACAAGAAGGTTTACGACGGATGGGTATATCCCAAAAACTGGGAAACAGAAGGAGATGATATGTATCTGGAATCTCCCAAACTTCTATTCAAGGATGGCTATTATTATATGACTTCCGCCGAAGGAGGTACAGCCGGACCTGCCACCAGTCACATGTGCGTGATGGCGCGTTCCAAAAGTATCTTCGGCCCCTGGGAGAATTCTCCTTACAATCCGGTGGTACATACGTACAGTGCTACCGACAACTGGTGGTCAAAAGGTCATGGCACACTGATAGATGATGTCAACGGTAATTGGTGGATGGTGTATCACGCTTATGCGAAAGGCTATCACACACTGGGACGGCAGACTTTGATTGAGCCAATGGAATATAGTCCGGATGGATGGTTCCGCCCCACCAAGACTGCCACATCCCTACCCTCTGATCCGAACATCAAACACGGATTAAATCTGAATGATAATTTTACGGAAACAAGTTTAGGCATGCAGTGGACTTTCTGGAAAGAGTATGCTCCCGGTCAGCTCTCCTTCAAGAATAATACACTCCGGATGAATGCTAAAGGCAGTTCACCGGCTGACGGTCGTTTGTTACTCATTACACCCGAAGATAAATGTTACGAAACCCAGGTCGATGTACAGGTAGGCAAAGGCAATAAAGCCGGATTAGTGCTCTTCTACAATGAAAAGGCTTTTGCAGGCGTGGTATCTGACGGGAAGAACTTCACTGTATATAGAAATGCGGAACAGACCGAAACAATTCCCAATAAGATAGGACGAAACTTTAAGGTGAAATTGCTAAATCAGGGGAATAAAGTGAAAATGATGGTCAGCAAAGACGGTAATGCCTGGACTGTATTGGCAGAAGATGTAGACGTCTCGGATATGCACCATAATAAATACAAAGGATTCTTTGCTTTGCGTACAGGTTTACTTTCTTGCGGAAAAGGAGATGCCGGGTTCAGTCAATTCCGTTACCGGAATGCCGTTCCGCAAGAGAAAGACATGAGTGCGTATCTGATGGTTTTTCATAAAGATGAAACTCACGGCCTGTACATGGCTGTCAGTCATGACGGATACACTTTTACAGCCTTGAACGATGGTGAACCGGTGATTGCCGGAGATACGATTGCTTATCAACGAGGAATACGTGACCCGCATATCTATCGCGGACCGGACGGAGCTTTCTATCTTGCAATGACAGATTTACACGTCTTTGCGCAAAGAGACGGCTACCGGACCACCCAATGGGAACGGGACGGCAAATATGGCTGGGGAAATAACCGCGGACTGGTACTTATGAAATCATGGGATCTGATAAACTGGAAACGCACGAATATCCGCTTCGATAAAATGTCGGCAGGGATGAGTGAAATAGGCTGTGCCTGGGCACCCGAAGTGACTTACGATGCACAAAAAGGCAAACTGATGATTTACTTCACCATGCGTTTCCGCAATGAGGCAAACAAGCTATACTATGTTTATGTGAATGATGAATTCGACACCATCGAAACACTGCCCCAGATTCTATTCGAATATCCGAATGAAAAGACTTCGGCCATTGACGGAGACATTACGAAAGTGGGTGACAAATATCACCTGTTTTATGTTGCCCATGATGGTCCGGCGGGTATCAAACATGCTGTTTCGGACAGGGCGAACGGAAATTATGAGTTCGACCCGCGATGGTATGATTTTGAACCCAAAGCATGTGAAGCTCCTAACGTATGGAAGCGTATCGGTGAAGACAAATGGGTATTGATGTATGACGTATATAGTGTTACTCCACATAATTTCGCTTTCATTGAAACATTCGATTTCGTAAACTTTAAAAACCTGGGACGCTTTAACGAAGGAGTGATGAAAACCACCAACTTTACAGCTCCCAAGCATGGAGCAGTCATCCACCTGACAATGGAAGAAGCAGAAAGGTTGGAAAGCTACTGGCAGAAGAATAAAAGAAAGTATGTATCTACGGCCTCTATCCGAAAGAATCCGATACTCCCGGGATTCTACGCCGATCCGGAAGTGATGTATTCCGAAAAAACAGGAAGGTATTATATTTATCCTACGACTGACGGAATACCGAACTGGGGAAGTACAGCTTTCAAGGCGTTCTCCTCGGACGACCTCGTGAACTGGAAAGAAGAAGGAGTTATTCTGGATTTAAAGGATGTATCCTGGGCTAAGAAAAATGCATGGGCTCCCTGTATTATTGAGAAGAAACAGGCGGATGGCAATTATAAGTATTATTACTATTATACGGCAGAACAACAAATCGGAGTAGCCGTTGCCGATAGTCCGACAGGACCTTTCATAGATTCGGGCAAACCCCTGATCGACAAAGTACGCCCCGGAGGTATGAGTAAGGGACAGAACATCGACCCGGATGTCTTTACGGACCCTGCAAGTGGCAAGACGTATTTGTATTGGGGGAATTATTATATGGCTGTATGCGAACTGAATGAAGATATGGTGTCAATCAAACCAAATACAACAAAGATTCTGATAGACAATGATGCTTACTATAGCGAAGCGGCCCATGTGTTTTACAGAAACGGTTACTATTACTTTACCTGGTCTAAAAATGATACCCGCAGTCCAGAATATCAGGTACGCTATGTACGTGCCAAGTCTCCGGTCGGTCCTATTGATGCATCTAAAAGTGAAGTCATACTATGCAAAAAGCCTGAGCAGGGAATTTTCGGTACAGGACACCATTCTGTACTGCCACTTCCGAATAAGGATGAATGGCGCATAGTCTATCACCGTTTCAAATTTCCGGATGCTGTGACCATGGGAAGAAATGCCGGATTCCATAGGGAAGTATGTATTGATAAGTTGGAATTTGACGAAAACGATTCTATAATAAAAATAGTGCCTACATTGTAA
- a CDS encoding ATP-binding protein, with translation MFQRLALKALRQWAEKEGRKPLVLRGARQVGKTTLVKIFAEEFDVFIYLNLEEKVNADLFTMDVSFEDLLGGIYVKAGIKMENQRTLIFIDEIQNVPDAVKVLRYFYEKRPDLYVIAAGSLLESLVGNHISFPVGRVEYMALHPCTFTEFLGALGENILVEQIEQLEVPQSVHSYVMDLFKKYMIVGGLPEAVANYAKRKGWVGLNEIFNSLLSGYKDDIEKYAQRPKEQDILRYILNYGWGLAGQRFQFSKFCSSSYKSAEMGNAFRTLEKTFLLELVYPLISTSFPILPDLKRSPKLLWLDTGLVNYVAGMQESLLFTSDTDELWNGHIAEQVVGQELLGASFAFGGKRMFWVRDARNSQAEVDFVYKYKSHLIPVEVKTGDNSKLRSLHQYMDESQEDIALRLWNGPLTSDLIRLPSGKQYTLYNVPFYYAGQLETFFNNKFA, from the coding sequence ATGTTTCAGAGATTAGCACTTAAAGCCCTTCGTCAATGGGCAGAAAAAGAAGGACGTAAGCCTCTGGTGCTTAGAGGGGCAAGACAAGTGGGAAAGACTACATTGGTCAAGATATTTGCAGAAGAGTTTGATGTATTCATCTATTTGAATCTGGAAGAGAAGGTAAATGCCGACCTGTTTACTATGGACGTTTCCTTTGAAGATTTACTGGGGGGTATTTATGTTAAAGCTGGTATTAAGATGGAGAATCAACGGACCCTGATTTTCATAGATGAAATACAGAATGTTCCGGATGCGGTAAAGGTTCTTCGTTACTTTTATGAGAAACGTCCTGATCTCTATGTGATAGCTGCCGGATCATTGTTGGAAAGTCTCGTAGGTAACCATATTTCTTTTCCGGTAGGTCGTGTAGAATATATGGCGTTACATCCATGTACGTTTACTGAATTTCTGGGAGCATTGGGAGAGAATATTCTGGTGGAGCAAATAGAACAGTTGGAAGTGCCGCAGTCAGTACATAGTTATGTGATGGATTTATTTAAAAAGTATATGATTGTGGGAGGGCTTCCTGAAGCTGTGGCGAATTATGCCAAACGGAAAGGCTGGGTGGGTTTGAATGAGATATTTAATTCTTTATTGTCCGGCTACAAAGATGATATTGAAAAGTATGCACAACGTCCTAAAGAGCAAGATATCCTTCGCTATATTTTGAATTATGGCTGGGGATTGGCCGGGCAACGCTTCCAGTTCTCCAAATTCTGTAGTTCTTCCTATAAGTCGGCAGAAATGGGTAATGCGTTCAGAACTTTGGAGAAAACTTTTTTGTTGGAACTGGTCTATCCATTGATTTCCACTTCATTTCCTATTCTTCCGGATTTGAAAAGAAGTCCAAAATTGTTGTGGTTGGACACTGGATTGGTTAATTATGTAGCTGGAATGCAGGAGAGTTTGTTGTTCACTTCTGATACAGATGAATTATGGAATGGGCATATTGCTGAACAGGTAGTAGGACAGGAATTGTTGGGGGCTTCTTTTGCCTTTGGAGGCAAACGCATGTTTTGGGTTCGCGATGCCCGTAATTCACAAGCGGAGGTGGACTTTGTATATAAATATAAATCACATTTGATACCTGTTGAGGTGAAGACGGGGGATAATTCTAAGCTGCGTTCTTTGCATCAGTATATGGATGAGTCCCAAGAGGACATTGCTTTGCGTCTATGGAACGGACCCTTGACTTCCGATTTGATACGTTTGCCTTCCGGCAAACAATACACATTATATAATGTGCCATTTTACTATGCCGGACAACTGGAAACCTTTTTCAATAATAAGTTTGCATAG